In Myxococcales bacterium, the DNA window TCGGTCGGAGGAGGCCCGCCATGACGCGAAGCATCGTCGATTTCCCGGACCCGTTCGGACCACAAACGGCCCATGTTTCGCCGCGCTGCATCGCGCACGTAACTCCACGTAGAGTTACTTCTTTTCCGTACCCGGCGGAGACCGCGTCAAGCGAGATGCGAGCACCCATGTCGAAAGAACCTGACTCTTCGCGTTAGCGTGGTTGTATTCTGGGTAAGGAAGGGTGGAGGCGAGAATGGAAACGACGAAAACGGAAGCAGTGGAGGCAGAGAGGCCGCGTCGCGTCATCAAGCGGTACTCGAACCGCAAGCTCTATGACACGAAGGACAGCCGCTATGTCACGCTGCTCCAAATCGCCGAGATGGTGCGAGGCGGCGAAGAAGTTCAGATCATCGACAACAACACGAAAGACGATCTGACCGAAGTTACGCTCGCGCAAATCATCTACGAGGAAAAGAAGGCGAACAGCCGCACCGTTCCTCTCCAGACGCTGAAGGAGCTCATCCACCAGCGCACCGAGAAGGTCCTCTCGGACCTCCGCGAGGGGCCCATCGGTCGCCTCATCCCCGGCGGCAAGGCCGATGGCGTCGTCGAGGCCAAAGAAGAGGCACCGCCCCCGCCGCCGCCGCCCGCTCCGGCGCCCACGCCCGCCGCGCAGGCGAAGCCGGGCCTCGTCGACCAGGCGAAGATGACGTTCGAGGAGTGGCAGCACAAGATGGACGACCGCATCAAGAGCGTCGTCCCTTGGCACGAGCTCCAGCAAGAGGTCCGCAGGTTGGCGACCCGCGTCGACGAGCTCGAGGCGAAGCTGAAGAACGGCAAGGGCTGAACTCACCGCGCTCACCTGCCACCCGGGTGGGCGCCTTGTTTTCGCCGTCGGAACGCACGCTCTGGATCTGGGCGTGCGTTCAGCTTTTTGTGCTCGGACACGACCGACGTTGGCCGTAACTCCATGAAATGACGGGGTTCGCGTTATTTGCGCCGCTGCCTTCCGCCCGCCCGCGTCGTGCGCATCTTCGGGGAATACCCGCCGAACGTCGGGGGTTTCGCCCATGAAAGGCGGCGCGTACGATGGTCCCGTTCCGAGCGAAACCGAGCATCATGCAGAAGGACCCCTTCGTCGAAGACGCCGTCTCTCATCTCGACGCGCTCCATGCCGTCGCGTGCCGGCTCACACGCAACCCGACCGAAGCGGAGGACCTCGTCCAAGACACGCTCGTGAAGGCGATGCGCGCGCGGGAGCAGTTCCAGGCCGGCACCAACATGAAGGCCTGGCTCTGCCGCATCCTGACGAACACCTTCATCAACAAGTACAGGCGAGGCGGCCTCGAGCGCTCCGTGCTCGACGGGCCCGACGCCGACCCGCTCGCCGACGGTTGGGTGAGCGCTTCGACGATGCGCCAGCTCCGGGACCCGGAGCACCTCGCGTTGACGCCCCTCGTGGCCGCCGAGGTTCAGCGGGCGCTCGACGAGCTCCCCGACGAGTTCAAGCTCGCCGTCGTCCTCGCCGACGTCGAAGACCTCACCTACGAGGAAATTTCCCAGATCATGGGCTGCCCGATGGGCACCGTGATGAGCCGCCTTCACCGCGGTCGAAAGCTCCTCCAACGCTCGCTCTACGAGCACGCGCTCTCCCTCGGCATCGTGAAGGCCGAGTCGGAGGTCGAGAACAAGCCTCGGGATCTCGCCGAGTACCGCCGCCGCAAGGGGGCCGCGTGATGTCGGCAGGGACCTCAAAAGGTAGGATCGTGGGGATCGCATGAGCACCTCGTGTCGTGAGAACGCCCGGCTCCTGGGCATCTTTTTGGACGGTCAGCTCGACGCCGTAAAGACCCTCGACGTCGAAGAGCACGTGGCCTCTTGCGAGGCTTGTCGTGAGCGGATCGAGCTCGATCGTGCCGTGCGCGCTTCTCTCAAGAAGGCCGTGTCCGCCGCCGCGGCCCCGAAGAGCGACGACTTCAAGGCGCGCATGATGGCGGCCATGATGGCCGAGGACGAGCGCCTCCGCGCGATCTCCGAAGAGCTCGAAGCCGACGACGAGGCCCCCGCCAGCGAGGCACCGGTGAGCGCCCCCGCGCAAGACGCCGACGTGCTCGTCCTCGCGCCCCGCCCTGGAAAAACGGTTCGCCGCTCGGGGTTCTCGTACCGCTCGCTCGTACCGCTCGCCGCGGCCGCCGCCCTCGTGTTCGCGTGGGGCACGCTCTCGCAAGGCCCTGGCCCCCGTGGTGTGGGCGGCGCGGCCAAGGCGGGCTTCGGCAGCAACGACGCCATCTCGGACCTCTTGGCCGAGCACTCGAGCCCGCTCCCCCCCGAGCGCACCAACGCGAAGGACATGCGCGCGCTCGAGCGCTACGTCGGCGTGCCGGTCCGCGCTCCCTCGTTCAAGAGCCCGCAGGCGAAATTCGTGGGCGGCAGGCTCTTCAGCGTCCAGCGCACGCACGCGGCCATGCTCCAGTATCAGGTCGGTGATGGCGCGCAGCCCCGCCGGGTGACCGTGTTCATCTACGACCCGCAGAAGGTCCGCATCGACGACGACGGCCTCTCGCCGCGCACGGTGGGCACGGCCGAGGTGCGTGTGGGGCAAGCCGACGGCCACTCGGTCGCGGTGACCCAGCGAGACGGCGTCGGCTACGCCTTCGCGACCGATCTCGACCCGATGGAGAGCGCCGAGCTCGTCGACTTCCGCACGGACGAGTGATCCGGGCCCGAGGCGCCCTCACCGCGCCGACGCAAGCCCGCCCTTGCGTGGGTCCGCCGCGGCGCGCAGCGTGCGCCGAGCCGGATCTCGTGCGTCCGAGACGGAGATCATCTGAACGGCGGGCGCGACGGGGAGCTCGTCTTTGACCGGCTCGCCCCGCTTTTTTAGGCCTTCCCGCACGTCCTCGGGCACGTCACGCTCGACGAAGAGCTCCCCCGACATGGCCACGTGCATGCGCGGGAGAGACACACACGCGCTCGGATCGCGCGCGAACACGAGCCGGCAGAGTGCCGCCTGAGTGACCTCGGTGGCGATGCGCTGCCCACCCGAGCCGCCGAGAGCGAGCACGGGGACGCCGTCTTCGAGCACGATCGTGGGGGCCATCGACGACACCGGGCGCGCGAGGGCTCTCGGGCGGTTCGGGAGCGGTCCCGGCGGCGCGAGAGGTCCGACGTCCGCGGGGAGGCTGAAGTCGTCGAGCTCGTCGTTCAACAAGACGCCCGTGCCGTCGGCGACGATGGCCGCTCCGAAGGGGGAGTTGATGGTCGTCGTGAGCGAGACCACGTTGCCGTCGCCGTCGACGACGACGATGTGGCTCGTGCCCTGCTCCCGAGACACGAGGCTTGCCATTTTCGTGGTTTTGTCCGGGGAAATGCGGGCTTTTGCGGCCGCGAGGCGAGCGTCGGAGAGCAGGGCGTCGACCTTGGTGGGGACGTCGGGGTCGAGGTCGGGGTCTCCGACGACACGCACACGATCGGCGAGCGAGAAGCGCATGGCCTCGGCGACCGTGTGGAGGTACGCGCTCGAGCCGTAGCCGAGCTTCGCGGTGGGCGAAGAGGCGTCGGCGCCGAGCATGCCGAGCGTCTCGAGGAGCATGAGCCCCCCTGCCGACGGCGCGGGCATCGTGATCACCGTGCGTGTGCCGAAGGTCTTCGTGAGGGGCTTCCGCTCCCGCACCGCGTAGTCCGCGAGGTCCTTCGCGTCGAGAGCTCCGCCCTGGGCCTTCGCGGCCTCGACGATCCTCTGCGCGATCGCGCCCTCGTAGAGCGCACGTTTGCCCTCGACGCCGAAGCGTTCGAGCGTCCGCGCCAGATCGGGGCGGGTGGCTCGTACGCCAAAACCCAAGGGATTTCCGTTGGGTATGAGATCCCTCGAGAGGGCCGGCGACCGCCCGATCTTCTCTCCGAAATGCCCGATCGCCGACGCCGTGTGGTGGCTCACGTAGAAGCCCCTCCGCGCGAGCGACACGGCGCTCGCTGCGTCCTCGGCGAGGGTCTTTCGGCCGAGCTTGCGCGAGAGCCACTCGAGCCCCGCGGGCTCTCCGGGCACGCCGACGAGGACTCCGCGTGACTCTCGTTTCTTCGCGAACACCTCGGGCTCGAACCCGCGCGGCGCGGTCTCGCGGAAGTCGGCCACGGTCGTCGTCTTGTCGTGTGCGGAATACACGAGAGCGAACCCCCCGCCGCCGATCCCGCTGCCGGTGGGGCTCGTGACGCCCAAGACGAGCGCCGCGGCGATCGCGCCGTCGGCCGCGCTCCCGCCCTGGGCCATGATCTCCATCGCGGCTCGTGTGGCGTCGGCGTTGTCCGTCGCGGCGGCCGCGACCTTGCCCTCGGCGCTCGGGGGCTCGGCGGCGCCCACGTCGTGGACGAACGGGAGAGAGAGCAAGACGACGGCAGCGGCCGCCGGTGCGAGGGGCGCCGTACGACGGGAAAACCCTGCTAAGGTCCGGACCGAGAACCGCGAGGAAAAAGGTGCCATGCGCTTCATTTACCTGATGGACCCGATGGACAAGGTCCTCCCCGACAAGGATACGACGTTTGCGTTCCAGCGCGCGGCCCAGGGGCGCGGGCACGTCTCGCTCCACTGCGAGCTCCGCGATCTCTTCGTCCGGGAGGGTGAGGTCTTCGCCCAGGTGCGCGAGGTCCACGTGTCGGACACGACCCCCGTGTTCCGCTATGGGCCCTCGCAGCGGGTCCGCCTGGCCGACGTCGAGGCGGTCTTCGTGCGAAAAGACCCGCCCTTCGACGACGCGTACCTCTACGCGACCCTCCTCCTCGAGCGCGCCCGGAACCGCACGGTGATCATGAACGATCCTCGTGGGCTCCGCGACGCGAACGAGAAGCTCTATCCGCTCCATTTCTCGCGCCACATGCCGCGCACGCTCGTCACGGCCCACCCGGAGCTCGTCATCGAGGCCATGAACGACTTCGGCGGCAAGGCCGTGGTGAAGCCGCTCTACGGCGCCGGCGGCGCGGGCGTGCTCATGATCCAGACGGGCGACAAGAACACCAAGAGCATCCTCGAGCTTCTCACGCGCGAGGGGCGCGCGCTCGTCATGGTGCAGGAGTACCTCCCGAAGGTCGTCGAAGGCGACAAGCGTATCCTCCTCCTCGACGGCGAGGTCCTCGGCGCGATCAACCGCGTCCCGTTGCCCGACGATCTTCGGTCGAACATTCACGTCGGTGGGCGCGTCGAGCCCTGCGACGTGACGCCCGAGGAGCGGGCCGTGATCGCCGACATCGCCCCGCGCCTCCGCGAGGACGGCCTCGTGTTCGTCGGGCTCGACATGATCGGCGGGCGACTCACCGAGGTGAACGTCACCTCGCCCACGGGCATCCAGGAGCTCTCTCGCCATCGCGGCGAGGACGTGGCCGTGCGCGTGATCGAGTGGGTCGAGAAGAAGGCCGCCGAGCTTCGCCCGACGATCGTCTGAGCCATCGATGCCCGTCACCCTCGTCGTTTTCCCGAAGGCCGCCTCGGCCGACGCCACCGTCCCCGATGGCCTCGACGCGTGCGTCACCTTCGACGGGACACGGGTCGCGATCGGGCGTGGGGGCTCGTGCGATCTCGTGCTCCCCGATGCGAGCGTCTCCTTGCGGCACGCGTCGATCCGCACGAACGGCGCCGAGTACGTGCTCGTCGACGAGGGGAGCACCAACGGCACGTTCGTGGGGGACGCGCGCCTCACCCCGCACGTGCCCCGCACGCTCCGCACGGGCGATCGCCTGAGGCTCGGGCGCGTGTGGGTCGAGGTGCGTGTCGGTGCGGCCCCTGTCACGCGCGATGTGGCCGGAACCACTCGGGATATCGCCCTCCGCATGGTGAACGACATGCTCTTGGCGGGGGGCGGAGACACGAGCGCGCGTCTCACGGTCCACGGTGGGCCCGACGACGGCGCCGTGCTCCGCCTCGCCCGCGAGGGGCGCCCCTACGTGGCCGGGCGAGGCGAGGGCTGCGATCTGCCTCTCGCGGATCCCGACTGCTCGCGTGAGCACTCGGTGTTCGTTCGGCGTGGAACCCAAACGTGGGTCATGGACCTCGGGTCCAAGAACGGCACGTTCCTCGGCTCGAAGAAGCTCCCGCCTCACACCGAGACGCGGCTGCACTCGGGCCGGACCGTTCAGGTCGGGCGCACGCTGCTCGTCATGGAAGAGCCCGCCGAGGTGGTGCTCGCCGGCCTCGAGGCCTCCGTCGACGACGTGATCCCTCCCGACGAGCCGCCGCCCCCGCCTCCTCCTTCGTCCGCGCTCCCGTCGAGCGTCGCGAGGCTCGCGCTCGTCGCTTCGGGTCCCGCCAGCATGCCCGGATCGAGGCCCGCGCCGAGCCTCGATCCCTCGAGCGGTCCGCCTCCGTCTGCGCTCCCCCCGTCGTCGATCGCGACGCCCCCTTCGGCGATGCCCGTGTCGTCGATGCCGCCGGCGCCGCGCGCCCCCTCGTCCTCGTCGCCCGACGCCCCTCCGGAGCCTCGTCGGGGCCGCGGGCTCGGGGCCGTCGACGTGCTCGTGATCTTGGTCGCGCTCGGGCTCATCGGCCTCTCGGCGACCACGCTCTACTTCCTCGTCGGCACGAAATGAAGGCTCACCGGGCCCCGTGTGGCGCTCGGCTCACGGCGCGGCGTAGGCCTTCGCGACGGGCACGATGCTGCGGGGATCGTTCGTGACGATCCCGTCGGCGCCGAGGGCGAAGAGACGCGCCGCTTCGCGAGGGTCGTCGATCGTCCAGTAGTCGACACGGATCCCGAGGGAGTGGCACTTGTCGATGAAGCGCGCGCCGTCGAGCCTCACGGGGCCCTGGCTCACTGGAATTTGTGCGGCGCGACCGTGCGGCCCGAGGCGCTCGAGCAAAAGCTCCGGGAGCGCCACCAGCGAGAGCACCTCGGTCGCGCCGAGGCCGGTGGTCGCGTAGCCGAGCCTCCGGGCGGCCCGCACGTTGCGCGCATGAAAGCTCGTGAGGCGCACCCGCTCTTCGGCCCCGAGCTCTCGAACCAACGCGACCGCCCGGCGCACGAGCTCGTCGCTCGAGGGCTTGAGATCGACGTTGAAGAAGGCTTCGGGGAAGGCGGTGAGCGCCTCGTGCAGCGTAGGCACGCGGAACGGCGCGCGGGCCTTCGGGTGCCTCCTGCCGACGTCCCACGTGCGAACCTCGGCGAGCGTGCACTCCGCCACCTTCGCGTCGTGCCCGGCCGTGCGCGTGGCCGTCGCGTCGTGGAAGACCACGATGGTGCCGCAGGACGTGAGGTGCACGTCGGTCTCGATCGCGTCGGCCCCCACCTCGAGGGCACGAGCGAACCCCTCCAGCGTATTTTCCGGGAGCTCTGCCGGCGCACCACGATGCCCGTACACGGTCTTCGGCGTCACGCTACGCTCGGTAGCAAAGATGGGCGCCCTCGGGGGCACAAGCCGCACGCAAGAGAGAGGCGAGCTTCGTGACGCTGTACGAACGAGTCTTCCCGAAATGGCAAAAAGATAAGCGGTTTCGGGTATTTGGTGACGAAAGTGGGCCGGGTGTGTCGCTCACGTGGCTCGGCACCGCGAGCTTCGTGGTCCGAACCGCGACGACGACCGTGCTCGTCGATCCGTACGTCACGCGGTTGGGCCTGCCGGGCCTCCTCTTCGGCCACGAGCCGGACGAGCGCGCCATCGCTTCGGCTTTCCCGAGCGTCGTGGACGCCATCGTCTGCGGGCACTCGCACTACGACCACGTCGCGGACGCGCCGCGCATCGCCAAACGAACCGGCGCCGTGCTCGTGGGCTCGGAGAGCACGTGCGCGTGGGGCGAGGCCGAGGGCCTCCCGAAGGACAAGCTCGTCGCCATGGGGAGCCGCGGAGGTGTGGTCACCGTCGGCGACGTGGAGATCCGCCTCGTGCCGAGCGCGCACGGAAAGGTGGTGCTCCACCGCGTGCCCTTTCCCGGCACGGTCGAGCGCGTGTCTCGGCTGCCTCGCCCCGTGTGGGCCTACAAGATGGGAGGCGCCTTCGGTGTGCTGCTCCGCGTCGGTGATCTCCGCATCTATCACAACGGCAGCGCCGACCTCGTCGACGCCGAGCTCCGCGGGATCTCGGCCGACGTCCTGCTCGCGTGCCTCGCGGGGAGGCGCTCCACGCGCGCTTACGTGAAGCGCCTCGTCGACCACCTGCGCCCCGGGCTCGTCGTCCCCACGCACCACGACGCCTTCTTCGCCCCGCTCGAGCGCGGCGTGCACCTCTTGCCGGGCATCGATCTGCCTGGATTTCTCGAGGAGTGCGCGACGTACGCGCCCGAGGCGACGCGCCTCACGCCGGATTACCACGAGCGACTCTGGGTGCCCTCGGGCGACCCTCGAGCCGCGTGCCTCGTCCGTGGCACCTGACGGCGCATCGCGCGCGAGAGGCTCCGTCGCTCGAGGGGCGAGGCGACCGGGGCCGTTTTTTGCCCTCGAATGTTCGGCAAATCCTCCCGCCCGAACGTATGCTT includes these proteins:
- a CDS encoding polyhydroxyalkanoate synthesis regulator DNA-binding domain-containing protein, translated to METTKTEAVEAERPRRVIKRYSNRKLYDTKDSRYVTLLQIAEMVRGGEEVQIIDNNTKDDLTEVTLAQIIYEEKKANSRTVPLQTLKELIHQRTEKVLSDLREGPIGRLIPGGKADGVVEAKEEAPPPPPPPAPAPTPAAQAKPGLVDQAKMTFEEWQHKMDDRIKSVVPWHELQQEVRRLATRVDELEAKLKNGKG
- a CDS encoding sigma-70 family RNA polymerase sigma factor, with the protein product MVPFRAKPSIMQKDPFVEDAVSHLDALHAVACRLTRNPTEAEDLVQDTLVKAMRAREQFQAGTNMKAWLCRILTNTFINKYRRGGLERSVLDGPDADPLADGWVSASTMRQLRDPEHLALTPLVAAEVQRALDELPDEFKLAVVLADVEDLTYEEISQIMGCPMGTVMSRLHRGRKLLQRSLYEHALSLGIVKAESEVENKPRDLAEYRRRKGAA
- a CDS encoding zf-HC2 domain-containing protein yields the protein MSTSCRENARLLGIFLDGQLDAVKTLDVEEHVASCEACRERIELDRAVRASLKKAVSAAAAPKSDDFKARMMAAMMAEDERLRAISEELEADDEAPASEAPVSAPAQDADVLVLAPRPGKTVRRSGFSYRSLVPLAAAAALVFAWGTLSQGPGPRGVGGAAKAGFGSNDAISDLLAEHSSPLPPERTNAKDMRALERYVGVPVRAPSFKSPQAKFVGGRLFSVQRTHAAMLQYQVGDGAQPRRVTVFIYDPQKVRIDDDGLSPRTVGTAEVRVGQADGHSVAVTQRDGVGYAFATDLDPMESAELVDFRTDE
- a CDS encoding gamma-glutamyltransferase; its protein translation is MAPFSSRFSVRTLAGFSRRTAPLAPAAAAVVLLSLPFVHDVGAAEPPSAEGKVAAAATDNADATRAAMEIMAQGGSAADGAIAAALVLGVTSPTGSGIGGGGFALVYSAHDKTTTVADFRETAPRGFEPEVFAKKRESRGVLVGVPGEPAGLEWLSRKLGRKTLAEDAASAVSLARRGFYVSHHTASAIGHFGEKIGRSPALSRDLIPNGNPLGFGVRATRPDLARTLERFGVEGKRALYEGAIAQRIVEAAKAQGGALDAKDLADYAVRERKPLTKTFGTRTVITMPAPSAGGLMLLETLGMLGADASSPTAKLGYGSSAYLHTVAEAMRFSLADRVRVVGDPDLDPDVPTKVDALLSDARLAAAKARISPDKTTKMASLVSREQGTSHIVVVDGDGNVVSLTTTINSPFGAAIVADGTGVLLNDELDDFSLPADVGPLAPPGPLPNRPRALARPVSSMAPTIVLEDGVPVLALGGSGGQRIATEVTQAALCRLVFARDPSACVSLPRMHVAMSGELFVERDVPEDVREGLKKRGEPVKDELPVAPAVQMISVSDARDPARRTLRAAADPRKGGLASAR
- the gshB gene encoding glutathione synthase, with product MRFIYLMDPMDKVLPDKDTTFAFQRAAQGRGHVSLHCELRDLFVREGEVFAQVREVHVSDTTPVFRYGPSQRVRLADVEAVFVRKDPPFDDAYLYATLLLERARNRTVIMNDPRGLRDANEKLYPLHFSRHMPRTLVTAHPELVIEAMNDFGGKAVVKPLYGAGGAGVLMIQTGDKNTKSILELLTREGRALVMVQEYLPKVVEGDKRILLLDGEVLGAINRVPLPDDLRSNIHVGGRVEPCDVTPEERAVIADIAPRLREDGLVFVGLDMIGGRLTEVNVTSPTGIQELSRHRGEDVAVRVIEWVEKKAAELRPTIV
- a CDS encoding FHA domain-containing protein gives rise to the protein MPVTLVVFPKAASADATVPDGLDACVTFDGTRVAIGRGGSCDLVLPDASVSLRHASIRTNGAEYVLVDEGSTNGTFVGDARLTPHVPRTLRTGDRLRLGRVWVEVRVGAAPVTRDVAGTTRDIALRMVNDMLLAGGGDTSARLTVHGGPDDGAVLRLAREGRPYVAGRGEGCDLPLADPDCSREHSVFVRRGTQTWVMDLGSKNGTFLGSKKLPPHTETRLHSGRTVQVGRTLLVMEEPAEVVLAGLEASVDDVIPPDEPPPPPPPSSALPSSVARLALVASGPASMPGSRPAPSLDPSSGPPPSALPPSSIATPPSAMPVSSMPPAPRAPSSSSPDAPPEPRRGRGLGAVDVLVILVALGLIGLSATTLYFLVGTK
- a CDS encoding glycerophosphodiester phosphodiesterase yields the protein MTPKTVYGHRGAPAELPENTLEGFARALEVGADAIETDVHLTSCGTIVVFHDATATRTAGHDAKVAECTLAEVRTWDVGRRHPKARAPFRVPTLHEALTAFPEAFFNVDLKPSSDELVRRAVALVRELGAEERVRLTSFHARNVRAARRLGYATTGLGATEVLSLVALPELLLERLGPHGRAAQIPVSQGPVRLDGARFIDKCHSLGIRVDYWTIDDPREAARLFALGADGIVTNDPRSIVPVAKAYAAP
- a CDS encoding MBL fold metallo-hydrolase; translated protein: MSLTWLGTASFVVRTATTTVLVDPYVTRLGLPGLLFGHEPDERAIASAFPSVVDAIVCGHSHYDHVADAPRIAKRTGAVLVGSESTCAWGEAEGLPKDKLVAMGSRGGVVTVGDVEIRLVPSAHGKVVLHRVPFPGTVERVSRLPRPVWAYKMGGAFGVLLRVGDLRIYHNGSADLVDAELRGISADVLLACLAGRRSTRAYVKRLVDHLRPGLVVPTHHDAFFAPLERGVHLLPGIDLPGFLEECATYAPEATRLTPDYHERLWVPSGDPRAACLVRGT